The genomic segment TGTAAAATAATGTAAATTGTATTGAGCTTTTGAATTTATCTGAATAAAGATACTTTTGATACCACAACTACATATGATATATAAGACAgcactaaaattttatttatttattttttatttgtctcttaagtctatagattaCAAAAATCCTTAGAGACTAAATGAAGTAAATACATATGTACAAAAAATACTTGATTTTATTAATAACAATTTATAAGATTACATACAGAATAtgactttgcaaaaaaaatgcttAAGTGTTCAAGTAAATGAGGCTTAAGTGTTCAAGTAAATTagttaattcatttttttttttttttgattcaccGCTTTCATATGGATCAATAAGGTTGTAAAACTGATTCAATTCAAGGAAGAGGCGACGCAAGGGATCGTTGTTACTACAGTTGCTTTTATAATAACTTATATGAAGTAACTGATAATTTCTAGATGGTCTGATTGGgataactaaaacaagtaaaagcgtgctaagttcggccgggccgaatcttatataccctccatcatggatcgcatttgtcgagttcttttcccggtgtcgcttttcagacaaacaaaggaaaggaaaggataaaagaaaagaaatgctatgctaatggagctaaatcaagttatggtcctatttggaccataatggagagaagtagaagtcattgtgtaaaatttcagccaaatcgaataagaattgcgccctttagaggctcaaaaagcaaaatagggagatcgtattataggggagctgtattaggctatagatagTCATGGAAGAaaccgttgtagaaaatttcgcctcaagaagtcaagaccccatatcggtttatatggcagctatatcaggttatggaccgatttgaaccatattttgcatagttgttgaaagtcataacgaaacacgtcatgcaaaatttcatcgaaatcggataggatttgcgccctctaaaggctccagaagtcaagaccccagatcggtttatatgacagctatatcaggttatgcatcgatttcatccatacttttcacagttgttgggagtcataacaaaacacttcatgcaaaatttcaaccaaatcggataagaattgcgtcctctagtggctcaagaagtcaagaccccagatcggtttatatgacagctatatcaggttatgcatcgatttcaaccatacttgtcacagttgttgggagtcataacgaaacacgtcatgcaaaatttcagccaaatcagataggaattgcgccctctagatgttcaagaagtcaagacccaacatcggtttatatggcagtcatatcaaaacatggaccgatatggctcatttacaatcccaacggacatggctagatcgacataaaacgtcatgacgaccaagaatatatatcctttatggggtctgagacgaatattccatatgttacgaacagaatgacgaaattagggtataaaaagtgtatccaaaataaaatctgataatattTTACCATGAATAATGTTCAATAGAAAAGTTACATTCAGCACCGTAAATTGGTAAATTATGTTGGCTCCAGCCGCGACTTTTAAGACAGAATAATAATCATTTTTTCCAATAGTTCGGGTATATCATTAAGCTTTTCGATACCTCTATAGTTGGAAACATACATTCTATTACCGAATTTGAATAGAGGACCAATATAGGATTCCTTCcatttctttggaaaatattCGCAACCTAAAgacttgttgaaaatcatactaAACAGAAGTGCTAAATCTTCTGCACAGTGCTTCAGTTTGCATGCTGGGATCGCATTAGGTCCAGGTACAATCATACTTTTTAGGCATTTCAAGTTTTCTACAACAGCTTGAACATCAAGCCCATGAATATTAATATTAGAGAATTCTGAAACCTGGTAGGGGTATTGGAAAGTGCCATCATCATCATACCCTTTGTGGAATAAGTGGCCTAAAAAAATGatgcaaaaatatttaatatcccaaaatcatcatcatcaacagctTGACCGAATTTCAATTACTTTGGAAACCCATTAGATCGACGTTAATTGTTTATAAAACCATAGAAAGATTTCGGATTCGACATCATTTCCGTTTCATCTTTGTAATGTAAATGCCATACTGCTGTCTATCCAAGATTGTATACCTCAATCTTGTAACCGTATAAATTGTACAGTGTAGATGTGTACCACTGTTCTTGAATTTCTTATAAAGTTTATTCTCTTTATTCATTAATTTTGGCAATGCAGGGGTATTGCATGGAGGACCAAAATTCTTAAAGTGTACTCCCTGTGGAAAGGTCGTCGATATATTAATATCCAGTGTACGATTAAACAAGCATAGCATTTTATCTCAAAAATTTAATGTGAATTCAGTTTTTGGTAATCTGTTCTCGAGAAGCAATATTCTTGAAAGGATTTCCTAGAGCATATTAAGAGGAACGATATAGGAATCTGAATATGAATAGTAGGGTGATATTTATCCTAAGGTGTGAAAATGGGGTCCGaacaagaaatcaagatatcgCGAAGATGTTTTACAAATATAAGATAAAGGAATGTTCCGAAAGAGTTGTAGATTTTGTTTATCTGTGACAGACCAAGACTTATACTTTCATTCGTTTCAGTGGGTAAAAAATCAATATCAGAACCATTAATCCATTTAATACTTGGCAGATGCAATGCAATAATTTAGATGAGAGTGGCGTTCTGTTTAAGTCTTTTTGAGTCAAATTTTTTCCATTGTTAAACCAAAGTATCCAACCTCTGGTGGTAATCGAAACTACGACCTCTGTACAGGCAGGCCGAGTTCTCTACTTAGTATTCAAATGGGCTTTAGAAGTTCAATCGAAATATCGTTGTAAGACTAAATCTCATAGCATATCAATTTACCAAatacaatttaataaaaaaatttaattttcagtaCTACAAaagttgattttatttaattatcccCCTAAAATTAAACATCGAAGATATCCGATTATTATTGCTCTCATTTATTATGTGAAATTATACTGCAATACGTCTATTCTGCTTATAACTGccttgtattttttgttttcagaaaatttttcaaactctATACACCCCTCATATTTATTTTATGCAAGAACATAAAAAACTGAAGGAACCTTAAATAAAGAATAAGATAAAGGAGAAGAGTTTTTGGGAACCAAATCCACCATTAcagtacatttttttctaatgtctCCAAACTACAAATTATTACAGAAATATCTTTGTGTGATTCTAAGGAAATAATTATCATGGAGTTTATATAGAACACGAACGAgaataaagcaaaaaacaacaaattgttTTAACGCTTCTTTGAAACCGACACAGATATAACGGGGAAGCGAATCTTACTTTCCAAATATCTGAATGCTCGCGTGTAATATGTGAATTTCAAAGCAATCTATTCGGCTTTGGAGTATATTCAAGAGTGATGTAGGGATAGTGATGTAGTATCACTTCTCAGATATGCTGTGCAAAAGGACGAACATTTTAAGTACATTGGGGGAGTGAAGGCGGACCTTGGACTTCTGCAAatgcaattcaattcaattttaagctcaatgatgagcgATCTCCTTTAATGCCTACTGTTacgaaaaaatcttaaaattagcTTTGTTTTAGCGCTCAATCTTCAACGACTGTAATCTAACGAATGGCTATGTTCTGTAGGTCCTTATTGGGTCTCACTTGTTTACTATTGTGAACTTTGGTGGTAGCCTAATATCTTCTTCTCAAGTCTAGTATGAAAATTCAACTTCACTCACTTCTACAAGGCTATATAAAAGAAAGCTACTCGGGTCAATGATTACCTACTAAGCACTGAGGCGTGTAGCATGCACTTTCACGGCAAACTCCTTGAGAGCAGAATCCCAGAAGGACTTCAAAATGAGTTCGACTGTAGCAAATGTTCGATGAGAAAGATCACCCCACACTCAACTTCATCAGTTGCCAGTACCATATGCTGGATCGCATTCTTCGCGTTGTCATTTACGACGCATGGGTCGACTAAATCACCAAATATAAAGTACTTCTTTGGGCAGGATTTGAAGAGCAATAATGACCAAATGAAAACAGCTTCAGCTATGATAAAACTGAGATAAGGAAAACCGAAGGCTGGAAAGACAACGTGAAGGCTTGCAACTAACAATTTTAGCGAACCTGGGAGATACTTAGACAATATTCTTGTACGCTTTGGAATAATTTATCCGGATTTCAACTTGTTCTCCTCCCCAAAGCTTCCGAGGGTTTTTTAATGAGTTTGAATAGGGTGATCTGAGAGGATCAGACCAATAAATCTatgtttttattagaaaatcCAAGGTTTACCCCCCTGAAGACATGTTTTGGAGCAGTATCATCTATAGTAACGAATGAAGTTGGCATGATGTGAACCACATATGCTTTTCGTTACATGGAAATGGTGATCAATTCTTTGAGTATTCTTACGTTTAGGAACTTGACGATGAACTGGACGATGAGCTTCATGAGTCGACCAAATCACCAAACATCGCGTATTTCTTTGGGCAGGATTTGAAGATCAATTGTGACTAATTCAATGCGACCTTCAGCAATGGTAAAATTGGAATTAAGGAAACAGGAGGCTGGAGAGACGACATCAATTTCTTCCACTTCACTCGTGTCTTCCGTCACTTCACTGAGAGCAGTGAGATCCTTTTGATAAAGTTTaagtagatcccatatatatgaaatGCATGCTGGAACTCTGGTGCCATTCTAGCTCTTCCTGCGTTTATTCTGATGCCTCCAATTCAGAATAGTTTGACGCATGCTCTGATCATAAGAAGTCAATTGAAAACCCATCTGCAGCTCTGAATGATTAGCCAAAATCTTTTAGATCCGCTGGAAAAAAGATGAATCTCCAATCAACATTGCCTGAAACAACCAGTGCCGTGAGCGTATGATCAAAATTATGCAACAAGTTGTACAACTCCTGCCGCAACAGGAACAGCGCCCCAAATACAACGTGAGTATCTAACTTCCTTGTGTATTTGATGAACCTATGTAATGTTAAATATAAGGTGGCTGAAAATTGCCTAAAATgtcgagaaaaaaaaagaaatttttaaatcattttgtgCATGAGGGTTTCTCATCGAATCACTTTATAGGGAAGATTTTATCTAATCTTCAATAAAAACTCATCCAAATGTGGTACATGTACACGAGGTTGCATAAAAGCCATCGCCCGAATGTAcaaagtggcatagggcggattaacatATGCAACCTGCATTTCTTAAGTTGAAAAAGATTGATTGCCCGTTTTTTGTTACCTAGTATTTTTGagtattttttagaaaaaaagttaattggtcATTGATCAAAcgtgattttataaaaattacaagAGAAGCGGAATTCAATGTTTGATCTATTTTTTTAAAGTTGTTTACAAAAAATGTTGACTCGAAAATACAGTAGaaaccggataagtgaaacgACAAAAATGGTTCTGTtttgtttcacttatccgtaattttcagttaagcgtGGCACGAAAAACTGAAATTCGTTTTCAGTAAGGCGATAAGACATAAACGAGAGCGAATTTTCACGTCATCCGACAAATTGAGTATGAAAAAACTAGAGTTGAAAAAGTGCTGTGTTCAGTGGCAATCGTGAAATGTCAGAGATAACCATAACCGAAATGACAAGAAatgattttccaaattttattgctgacgaattttttttttttttaatcccaaATAGTTTTCTATAGAATTGTCTTTCTCACTTAAGCGACTTAAGTTTCACATAAAAACGTAATATGGgttataaaaatcttttcagTTAAGCGTTTGTTTCACTGAAGCGTACTACAGTTATacggtcaatcccatggcagccggttgtacgtaccggattgacccgatggaatcctccatcggcaagggctgccgtctcggtgtacaacacacggctacaacaacaacaacagttttaCGGTTTCGACTGTACTTGCAGCATATGGCCATTGGCCAATCGTTAACATTTTGAATGAGACGTCCCATTTCATAATTGTTCTGAAATAGCATTGGGATTTATTTAGATTTGGTAATTTTCTCTTATCGTGATTTGCTGGATCTTTTCAACTCTTATGACTTGCAGAGAATTTGTCTTTGAGGGATGTACGTATGGACCGCATTGTAAACAATCCTACATCATTATAAATAACCACAGATCTTTACATGCTCAAACCAATGCAGTtggtaacaagtaagagcgtgctaagttcggccggtccgaatcttatataccctccaccatggatcgcatttgtcgagttctttgcgcggtatctctttttaggcaaacaaagaatattgaatatgaactgttatgctattggagctatatcaggttctagtccggttcggaccaaaaatgaattgaatgctgaacatgaattgaatgctgaacattgtagtcattgtgttttgtgtattccagtccattcggataagaattgcgccttgtagaggctcaaaaagcaaaatcgggagatcgctttatacgggagctgtatcaagctattgatcgattcagaccatattagacacgtttgttgaaggtcatgagagaagccgttgtacaaaatttcttccaaatcgtatgagaattgcgctcaagaagtcaagacccaagatcggtttatatggcagctatatcgaaacatggaccgatttggcccatttacaatcccaaccgacctacacttataaaaagtatttgtacaaaatttcaagctttactccttcgaaagttagcgttctttcgacgcacagacagacggaccgacggtcatggctaaatcgacttaaaatgtcgcgacgatcaagaatatacatactttatggggtctcagacgcatatttcgaggtgttacaaacagaatgacgaaattattatacgcccatcctatggtggagggtataaaaataaattttaatcaagATACCTGGAGCTGGAAAAGTCGTTTTTAAACCACATTGAGCACGAAATAAAAGCTTAGCTGATATACACTATTTTGCAAGATCGACAACAAATCATTAAGGAGAAATCAAATGGCAAAAACTTATTTCGCTAAAAGGCTCAATcgaaaatattttatgtttgttaGGCAGCCTAGGATGGagtttgaaaaacaaaagaaataaaatttgattcCAAGGCAAACATTTCCAATTTGAATGATTATTTGCTACGACTATTTATGATAGAGATAATTATACagataaatgcattttaatcgCCTTGCAAACATTTCATGTTAGGGAATACGCATAGGAGGAGGCCACTGTGTATATCGAATGCGCATTGAATGCCAATATAGTTAAACCATTTCGGCTGACGGTGCGGGAAccataaatcataaatttttctgTCATATAATCGCTCAGTAGCACTCTGCAGTTTGGCTCTTTTGCGTTCCCCCCACGGCTCATAGTATTAGAATTTTACACTAAACGCCAAGCAAAGCGCTCCACACTGTTGCTGCTGGTGAATGCTGTGTGTGATGCGATGCCAGCCTGTCTGCAATACGCCTACCGCCAGGGTATCTTAATTGGTGAACGGGAACGCCTCTGCACTGGCACCACATAGCGCGACTGCTGCTGGTGTTTGTGATACGAGGGTATGCCGCTGCCACCTCCGCCACTGCTGGCAGAATATGAAGGTGTCGATCGGGATTGCGACTGAGTAGAAATGATTCTCGATGCACTCGTTTGCGTTTGCGGCTGTGAGTTCTGATATTTGGAATGATAAACAGGTGTCGAAGTAGCTTTCTGGCCAAATGTTCTGCTGGTGACTGCATACGATGGCGATTGCACCAGTCGGCTGGAGGTCAGTGGCGAACTGTTACTGGTGCTGGTGGCGGTGGAGTAGTGTTGTTGGTTGCTATCTCCAAAATATGTCTGCTTCAATGGCTGGGGTCTATGCGCCACATTGGTGGCATGAGAACTGACATAACGTTTGGCGAATGAGGGAGAAGAGGTTACAGCATTGGGAATAGGCGAAGTACCACCCAATTGTATGCGGGTGGACAGGCGACTGGGTCTTGCAAATGGAACAGGTTGCTGTTGCAATTTGATAGTGTTGGTGTCATTCTTGATCTGCACCAATGTCTGGTAACGGCCTGTAGTTGTCGTCGACTGATTGGCACTTGTAGCTGTGGGACGTGCAGGCGAACGACTGGCTGGCTTGTTAATGTTCTTCTCCGGTGTGTCTGGGCCATTGAGCCTTGTTCTCGATGTCTTGATGGTGTAGGATGTGCTCATAGCCGCATCTGCAGGTCGGTGGTCGTAGTAGGATGTTGCGTTTTGGCATGGCATGGGTTTGGCCACACCCACCGGCACCATGCGACCCGGTATGTGTGGTGTAATGGAATTGCGAAATTCTATGCGTATCGAAGGCGTGGCCTCTTCAGTCTTCTTCGAATAGTTTGTGGTGGTATTGGAACGTTCCACTTTAAACGTATCGTTGCGTTTAACTGGCGATCGGGTGATGGCACGTGCTGTTCTGCGTGAATACGAATCACGTACCGGAGATCTGGATCCGGGCCGGTAGTTGTCGTTTTCAAACACCAAGAAATCATTGCGATTTTCTTTAGACACGCTACGTTCTCTTTGATCTCGTGCATTGGAACTTTCGGCAGGCGTTTCGACTTCCACAAACCAGGCGGGATTATGTGGCGCTTCTTTCTGCTGCTGTAGGAACTTCTCACGAAAGGACTTGCGAAAACTATTCAAGGTGACCGTTTTATATTTATCGGACTCGTTGTCATTCTCGTAACCACTCCTCTTGAAGTAGTCCTCCTCACCATCGGCACTGTCTTCGTGCTCTGGAAAATTCTGGCTGTGCTTTAAATGTTCCAACTGTTTCTTCAGCTCTGTGGGCATTTTGCCCTTTCTATAAGTGGAGGAGTCAAAGGAGGTGTTATTGCAGGAATTCGATAGAGGTGCGGCTACTCTCATTCCCTCGTTGTTCGCTGTTGCTGCTGAGGAGGTGCCATTATGGAGTGACTTCAGACTATTCTGCTCATAGAGAAAGTTGAAGGGATCCGCCTGTGAATCGTAATCCAAACTGTTGGATCCCTCCGACTGCCATTTGTAGTATGTGTTGGTGGCATTATCGCTGGGATGATGGTCGAGGGCCACACTGCTGTCAGACGCAGGGGTCTTTTTGCGTTTCGTGAATGTACTGAACTTTTCCAAGACCTTGGACTTTTTCGACTTCTTTTCCAGCGTTGAGGTGTTCGAGTGCATGCCGGCATTGTCATTGGGATCGTCGAGGATGAACGTGCCACTGCGATTGAAAATCGAATCAGTGGCAGACTCGATGGAGTCTCGCCGCTTGTTGCTGCTTATTCCACTTATGACACTGCCCGGGCGAGATGACCGGACGGGAGTGGTATCGCGTGAGCTTGAGCGACCGCGGGTGATGGATGAGCGTAGATTACGAAAGAATGACATGTTTGTTGCTTGCTTACGCGTCAACTGAATCGCATCCGTGCTTACAAAACTTTTGCTTTCAACTTTAACGTTAATGTATCACGTTTACTGGCAGCCGTTATGGAGTGCTTAGGGTTGGCTCGTTGcttggtaggtaggtaggtaggtaggtggCAGACTGAACTACTGCCCTCGTGTTCTTCGCTAATGACTTTAATGACGACTTGgttattttgatgaattttccgTATTGTAGTTACTAAACGCACCCATTTGTTGATGATTCTTTTGTCGAGCTTCTCTAGATTTTCCTTTCGTGCCACAAAAAGGCAATTAGAAATAATGACAAATTCAAAGTTAATTCCCCATCAACTGCTGTTGCGTTTATTTCTCACTTTTAATTTTCCCAAATCTGTTTTTGTTTCGTATCTCAGTTTGCAATTTTAATGCTGCCCTGGAGGGGGAACAACAAAATGATCTTTACCAAGTCACACTTCAACTTCGATTATAGAATACtccgttttgttttgtttttgttttttttgtgtttttcgaACGTCGATCAACCGCACAATTCTTACTTAACGCGGCAACTGTTTCCCAGCAACTAAGCGCTCGAGCGAGCTCCAACAGATCCATGGTATCAACGCCAACGCCACCATAACCAAGAGCAGCCACAATACTCACTTGAacgtcaaaacaaaaacaaccacaTACACGATCTCAGCCGACAGCGTAAAATGAACGTTTAGAAGTTCCAGGCATGCATGGAAACGTACCGACCAGCGACGATGAGATGAACGGGGAGAAAAGAGACGG from the Stomoxys calcitrans chromosome 1, idStoCalc2.1, whole genome shotgun sequence genome contains:
- the LOC106092505 gene encoding uncharacterized protein LOC106092505, which codes for MSFFRNLRSSITRGRSSSRDTTPVRSSRPGSVISGISSNKRRDSIESATDSIFNRSGTFILDDPNDNAGMHSNTSTLEKKSKKSKVLEKFSTFTKRKKTPASDSSVALDHHPSDNATNTYYKWQSEGSNSLDYDSQADPFNFLYEQNSLKSLHNGTSSAATANNEGMRVAAPLSNSCNNTSFDSSTYRKGKMPTELKKQLEHLKHSQNFPEHEDSADGEEDYFKRSGYENDNESDKYKTVTLNSFRKSFREKFLQQQKEAPHNPAWFVEVETPAESSNARDQRERSVSKENRNDFLVFENDNYRPGSRSPVRDSYSRRTARAITRSPVKRNDTFKVERSNTTTNYSKKTEEATPSIRIEFRNSITPHIPGRMVPVGVAKPMPCQNATSYYDHRPADAAMSTSYTIKTSRTRLNGPDTPEKNINKPASRSPARPTATSANQSTTTTGRYQTLVQIKNDTNTIKLQQQPVPFARPSRLSTRIQLGGTSPIPNAVTSSPSFAKRYVSSHATNVAHRPQPLKQTYFGDSNQQHYSTATSTSNSSPLTSSRLVQSPSYAVTSRTFGQKATSTPVYHSKYQNSQPQTQTSASRIISTQSQSRSTPSYSASSGGGGSGIPSYHKHQQQSRYVVPVQRRSRSPIKIPWR